The following coding sequences are from one Triticum aestivum cultivar Chinese Spring chromosome 5A, IWGSC CS RefSeq v2.1, whole genome shotgun sequence window:
- the LOC123102818 gene encoding AP-2 complex subunit sigma isoform X1 yields MVIRTRGAILGRTKVTSRAGDEDAKVAVDLQASHRSFCRSHSGTLNESTNVGVKTGGPWIGGPELIFGDALSVGGDVPVDDETPIIRFILLQNRQGKTRLAKYYVPLEDSEKHKVEYEVHRLVVNRDPKFTNFVEFRTHKVIYRRYAGLFFSICVDITDNDLVYLECIHLFVEILDHFFSNVCELDLVFNFHKVYLILDEFILAGELQETSKKAIIERMGVPACMGR; encoded by the exons atggtgatccgaacacggggcgcaattcttggtcgaaccaaggtgaccagtcgagctggtgacgaagatgccaaagtcgcagttgatctgcaggcgagccatcgatccttttgtcgatcacacagcggaactctcaatgaaagcaccaatgtcggtgtcaaaaccggcggaccttggatagggggtcccgaact gattttcggcgatgcactttcagtgggaggagacgttcccgtcgacgatgagACGCCTata ATCCGTTTCATCCTGTTGCAGAATCGGCAGGGGAAGACGCGGCTGGCCAAGTACTACGTCCCGCTCGAGGACTCAGAGAAGCACAAGGTTGAGTATGAG GTGCATCGGCTGGTCGTCAACAGGGACCCCAAGTTCACTAACTTCGTTGAG TTCCGTACGCACAAAGTTATCTACAGGAGATATGCAGGACTATTTTTCTCAATATGTGTAGATATCACGGATAATGATTTGGTATACTTGGAATGTATCCACTTATTTGTGGAGATATTGGACCATTTCTTCAGCAACGTGTGTGAACTTGATTTAGTATTTAACTTCCACAAG GTTTACTTGATATTGGATGAGTTTATTCTCGCTGGAGAGCTGCAAGAAACAAGCAAAAAG GCGATTATAGAGAGAATGGGTGTTCCAGCGTGCATGGGGAGATAA
- the LOC123102818 gene encoding AP-2 complex subunit sigma isoform X3 encodes MIRFILLQNRQGKTRLAKYYVPLEDSEKHKVEYEVHRLVVNRDPKFTNFVEFRTHKVIYRRYAGLFFSICVDITDNDLVYLECIHLFVEILDHFFSNVCELDLVFNFHKVYLILDEFILAGELQETSKKIGLRRPQSSVVYNTSTSSTSSWSRAKKCPGLHACRVSVLVWQRRPSSAQISCITASPADRHRISYGGRSHHHVRLVALLLARQVVHDDSRHGLDNHTCCIVCWCTLQPDVYVFSFGRMSP; translated from the exons ATG ATCCGTTTCATCCTGTTGCAGAATCGGCAGGGGAAGACGCGGCTGGCCAAGTACTACGTCCCGCTCGAGGACTCAGAGAAGCACAAGGTTGAGTATGAG GTGCATCGGCTGGTCGTCAACAGGGACCCCAAGTTCACTAACTTCGTTGAG TTCCGTACGCACAAAGTTATCTACAGGAGATATGCAGGACTATTTTTCTCAATATGTGTAGATATCACGGATAATGATTTGGTATACTTGGAATGTATCCACTTATTTGTGGAGATATTGGACCATTTCTTCAGCAACGTGTGTGAACTTGATTTAGTATTTAACTTCCACAAG GTTTACTTGATATTGGATGAGTTTATTCTCGCTGGAGAGCTGCAAGAAACAAGCAAAAAG ATCGGTTTGCGCCGCCCGCAGTCGTCCGTCGTCTACAACACTTCTACTTCATCGACATCTTCATGGTCTCGTGCTAAAAAGTGCCCCGGGCTCCATGCATGTCGCGTGAGCGTCCTGGTATGGCAGCGGCGCCCATCATCTGCCCAGATCAGCTGCATCACGGCGTCCCCGGCTGATCGTCATCGCATCAGCTACGGCGGCCGCTCGCACCATCATGTGCGCCTTGTGGCTTTGTTGCTAGCACGTCAAGTTGTGCATGATGACTCGCGTCATGGCCTGGACAACCACACGTGTTGCATTGTGTGCTGGTGTACGTTGCAGCCCGACGTGTACGTGTTTTCGTTCGGCCGCATGAGTCCGTGA
- the LOC123102818 gene encoding AP-2 complex subunit sigma isoform X2, with the protein MIRFILLQNRQGKTRLAKYYVPLEDSEKHKVEYEVHRLVVNRDPKFTNFVEFRTHKVIYRRYAGLFFSICVDITDNDLVYLECIHLFVEILDHFFSNVCELDLVFNFHKVYLILDEFILAGELQETSKKAIIERMGVPACMGR; encoded by the exons ATG ATCCGTTTCATCCTGTTGCAGAATCGGCAGGGGAAGACGCGGCTGGCCAAGTACTACGTCCCGCTCGAGGACTCAGAGAAGCACAAGGTTGAGTATGAG GTGCATCGGCTGGTCGTCAACAGGGACCCCAAGTTCACTAACTTCGTTGAG TTCCGTACGCACAAAGTTATCTACAGGAGATATGCAGGACTATTTTTCTCAATATGTGTAGATATCACGGATAATGATTTGGTATACTTGGAATGTATCCACTTATTTGTGGAGATATTGGACCATTTCTTCAGCAACGTGTGTGAACTTGATTTAGTATTTAACTTCCACAAG GTTTACTTGATATTGGATGAGTTTATTCTCGCTGGAGAGCTGCAAGAAACAAGCAAAAAG GCGATTATAGAGAGAATGGGTGTTCCAGCGTGCATGGGGAGATAA